In the uncultured Methanobacterium sp. genome, one interval contains:
- a CDS encoding carboxymuconolactone decarboxylase family protein codes for MNTETTQSNDQEINVEEIMEKIGSYFGFVPKIFQVLSENPPALKVYFDKVEVMMVDESLPPLTKEFVFIGAAAALGSPHCLNTHLEVAREFGATNEQLLLAIILGASITETTALSQSLRVYDQFTEE; via the coding sequence GTGAACACTGAAACTACGCAGAGTAATGATCAGGAGATAAACGTTGAAGAAATAATGGAAAAGATAGGCAGTTACTTTGGTTTTGTACCCAAAATATTCCAGGTTTTATCTGAAAATCCACCTGCTTTAAAGGTTTACTTTGACAAAGTAGAGGTTATGATGGTGGATGAGTCTCTTCCCCCACTTACCAAGGAATTTGTATTTATTGGGGCAGCTGCTGCTCTGGGATCACCTCACTGCCTCAACACTCACTTGGAGGTGGCCAGGGAATTCGGAGCCACCAATGAGCAGCTCCTACTGGCAATTATTCTTGGAGCTTCCATCACCGAAACCACTGCCCTGTCGCAGTCATTGAGGGTCTACGACCAGTTTACAGAGGAATAG
- a CDS encoding ArsR family transcriptional regulator, translating into MDLELLLDVMGCKTRRDILDLLRDEPRFVSQISRELEIGQKAIIEHLRAMEEAGLLSSTFQKIERGRPRKYYDISNDVEFQIFMSQGTIRVKVPGHEFQELQMLEERARMGEDVSSELENLIGNYDEAKKHAELLLRKVDERKRALKIRSLNLPVMFGEKPPDEKP; encoded by the coding sequence ATGGATTTAGAATTATTACTGGATGTCATGGGCTGTAAAACCCGCAGGGACATACTTGACCTTTTACGGGATGAACCTCGTTTTGTCAGCCAGATATCCCGAGAACTGGAAATAGGTCAGAAGGCCATCATAGAACACCTGCGTGCCATGGAAGAAGCCGGTCTTTTAAGTTCAACATTCCAAAAAATTGAGCGTGGAAGGCCTAGAAAGTATTATGACATTTCTAATGATGTTGAATTCCAGATTTTCATGAGTCAGGGTACCATTCGTGTAAAAGTACCGGGTCATGAGTTTCAGGAATTGCAAATGTTAGAGGAAAGAGCCAGAATGGGTGAAGATGTTTCATCTGAACTGGAAAATCTCATTGGAAACTATGATGAAGCCAAAAAACATGCAGAACTCCTTTTAAGGAAAGTTGATGAAAGAAAAAGAGCTTTGAAAATACGTTCCCTTAATCTGCCGGTTATGTTTGGGGAAAAACCACCAGATGAAAAACCTTAA
- a CDS encoding DUF308 domain-containing protein gives MQKNTLAIVLIILGIIVLAFPLLGLVPISILTGLGVAFLGIGLILAGFSDRVESSGLGLLEIVLGIIALVLGLGFILNPGLFSFVAGLIVYMAGLFLIIVGVVALFTKAGGSRWNGVVAIIIGLIYLIFGYFISNPFYLGILIGLWLLITGILMFFQKD, from the coding sequence ATGCAGAAAAATACCCTGGCCATAGTACTGATAATTTTAGGTATAATAGTCTTGGCCTTTCCCCTGCTGGGACTAGTCCCCATTAGTATCTTAACCGGTCTTGGAGTGGCATTTTTAGGTATAGGTCTGATACTAGCTGGTTTTTCCGACAGAGTGGAAAGCAGCGGTCTGGGGCTTCTGGAGATAGTGCTGGGAATCATTGCCCTGGTACTGGGTCTTGGATTCATCCTTAACCCGGGTCTTTTCAGCTTCGTGGCGGGATTGATCGTCTACATGGCTGGTTTGTTCCTGATTATCGTCGGTGTAGTTGCTTTATTTACTAAAGCCGGTGGTAGTCGTTGGAACGGAGTTGTTGCCATAATTATTGGGCTAATCTACCTGATATTTGGATATTTCATTTCCAACCCATTCTACCTGGGAATACTAATCGGTTTATGGCTGCTCATAACTGGAATTTTGATGTTTTTCCAGAAGGATTAA
- the grpE gene encoding nucleotide exchange factor GrpE: MTDKKDVTKMKDDLKELESEIQKKNDEIKEKEEEITSKDEKIAQYQEQVLRLQADFDNFKKRTEKELSDQIHYANEKLILKILDSYEDLERALKAGKSDDLHEGVEMIHQNLKNILEGEGLEIIPAKGEKFDPFQHEALMAEAHDDFENGQVIEELCKGYKLNSKVIKYSKVKVCKKTDEK, encoded by the coding sequence ATGACTGATAAAAAAGACGTTACCAAGATGAAGGATGATCTGAAGGAATTAGAGTCAGAGATCCAGAAAAAAAATGATGAAATTAAGGAGAAGGAAGAGGAAATCACCAGCAAAGATGAGAAAATAGCACAATACCAAGAACAGGTATTGAGACTTCAAGCAGATTTTGATAACTTCAAAAAACGAACAGAGAAAGAATTAAGTGATCAAATTCATTATGCCAATGAAAAACTCATTCTTAAAATACTGGACTCCTATGAAGACCTGGAAAGAGCCCTTAAAGCCGGAAAATCCGATGACCTCCATGAAGGTGTGGAAATGATCCACCAAAACTTGAAAAACATCCTGGAAGGAGAAGGACTGGAAATAATCCCTGCCAAAGGGGAAAAATTCGACCCATTCCAACATGAAGCTCTAATGGCAGAGGCCCATGATGATTTTGAGAATGGGCAAGTTATTGAAGAGCTCTGTAAAGGTTATAAATTGAATTCTAAGGTTATAAAATATTCTAAAGTTAAAGTTTGTAAGAAAACTGATGAAAAATAA
- the hypF gene encoding carbamoyltransferase HypF, with the protein MRKARILVQGIVQGVGFRPNVYRLAKSLKLNGYVRNMGNVVEIVVEGNEKDIDTLSNDLKVKKPPISKIDSVKIEWLNEGTSPELNGSTSPEFTGFQILESSSNFSGSSVIPPDVATCDRCMEEVMKAGDRRYQYPFTACTDCGPRFTVINSIPYDRVRTSMEEFPLCPDCLEEYQDPEDRRYHAEATCCPVCGPDVFLYHEKMLELENPIKEAAQLLDEGNVLAIKGIGGTHLVANTTDDLPVIKMRKRLGRMNQPFACMSPDVPTICSFAEVADYEEKALLSRNRPIVVLKKNKNYYLSPQVAPDLHNLGVMLPYSALHHLLFTYTDAPAYIMTSANMPGEPMLTQNQEIISKLDGVADYYLLHNREIVNRCDDSVVRFRGGDMAFIRRSRGYVPEPYDFSGISTDLNVLALGPEIDVTFSLLKEGKCYVSQHIGDTTKYETFLYLQKAIDYMMGITQTENIDVVACDLHPQFFTTKLAYELGEKFNCPVLKVQHHHAHAAALSMDWELDEFICIAADGVGYGADGSAWGGEIIHYQGTEYERVASLMPQKMPGGDLTTRYPARMMMGMLYPYYNEEEIVDLMKTHYLDYFPHGAKEIEIVANQLEKNFNLTTTTSTGRVLDALAACLKICGERTYEGECAMKLESTAYHGEDTLKIPLKISHKDGMNVLDTSELISSVLNEKMEGMSLENLACSAQKAISRGLAELAIQTARKKGVDIIGGSGGVFYNEAISMTIKNVVEDAGYSFIQHKNSCAGDGSVSMGQATVAALRCKKKSLGNE; encoded by the coding sequence TTGAGAAAAGCACGTATACTTGTCCAGGGGATTGTACAGGGAGTTGGATTCCGTCCCAATGTTTACCGACTAGCTAAGAGTCTGAAACTGAATGGATACGTGCGAAACATGGGCAATGTGGTTGAAATTGTGGTTGAAGGGAATGAAAAAGACATAGATACCCTTTCAAATGATTTAAAAGTTAAAAAACCACCTATATCCAAAATTGATTCTGTGAAAATAGAATGGTTAAATGAAGGTACTTCACCAGAGTTAAATGGGAGTACTTCACCAGAATTTACTGGTTTCCAAATACTGGAAAGCTCCTCTAACTTTTCCGGATCTTCAGTTATACCCCCTGATGTTGCCACCTGCGACCGTTGCATGGAAGAAGTTATGAAAGCCGGTGATCGGCGTTACCAGTATCCATTCACTGCCTGCACTGATTGTGGACCTCGTTTTACAGTTATCAACTCCATTCCCTATGATCGTGTGCGCACCTCCATGGAAGAATTCCCCTTATGCCCGGACTGTTTAGAGGAATACCAGGATCCTGAAGACAGACGTTACCATGCGGAAGCCACTTGTTGCCCGGTATGCGGGCCGGATGTTTTCCTTTACCATGAAAAAATGCTTGAATTAGAAAATCCCATCAAAGAAGCAGCTCAGCTTCTGGATGAAGGTAATGTACTGGCAATTAAAGGTATTGGAGGCACCCATCTGGTGGCCAACACCACTGATGATCTTCCAGTTATCAAGATGCGTAAAAGGTTGGGTAGAATGAACCAGCCCTTTGCCTGCATGTCCCCTGACGTTCCTACCATCTGCAGCTTTGCTGAAGTGGCAGATTATGAAGAAAAAGCACTGCTATCTCGAAATAGGCCCATTGTAGTCCTTAAAAAGAACAAAAATTATTATCTGTCCCCTCAGGTTGCACCAGATCTGCATAATCTGGGAGTGATGCTTCCCTATTCTGCCCTGCATCATTTGCTTTTCACCTACACTGATGCACCGGCTTACATTATGACCTCGGCCAATATGCCTGGTGAGCCCATGCTCACTCAGAATCAGGAAATAATCAGTAAACTGGATGGTGTGGCTGATTATTACCTCCTGCACAACCGTGAAATCGTTAACCGATGTGATGATAGCGTGGTTAGGTTCCGTGGTGGCGATATGGCTTTTATAAGACGTTCCAGAGGTTATGTTCCCGAACCATACGATTTTTCAGGCATTAGCACTGATTTGAATGTTCTGGCCCTAGGTCCTGAGATCGATGTGACCTTTTCCCTGCTAAAGGAGGGAAAATGTTATGTATCCCAGCACATCGGGGATACCACCAAGTACGAAACTTTTCTCTACCTCCAGAAGGCCATTGATTATATGATGGGGATTACTCAAACTGAAAATATTGATGTGGTGGCCTGTGACCTTCATCCTCAGTTTTTCACCACTAAACTGGCCTATGAACTTGGTGAAAAGTTCAACTGTCCTGTTTTGAAGGTGCAACACCATCACGCCCATGCTGCGGCCCTGTCAATGGACTGGGAATTGGATGAGTTTATCTGTATTGCAGCAGATGGTGTGGGTTACGGAGCTGATGGCAGTGCCTGGGGTGGTGAAATAATTCATTACCAGGGCACAGAATATGAGAGGGTTGCCAGTTTAATGCCTCAAAAAATGCCCGGAGGGGATTTAACCACCCGTTACCCCGCCAGGATGATGATGGGCATGCTTTATCCCTATTACAATGAAGAAGAAATTGTGGATCTTATGAAAACCCACTACCTTGATTACTTCCCCCACGGAGCAAAAGAAATCGAAATAGTGGCCAATCAACTGGAAAAAAACTTCAATCTTACAACAACTACCAGCACTGGTCGGGTTCTGGATGCTCTGGCTGCATGCCTTAAAATATGTGGCGAAAGAACTTACGAAGGGGAATGTGCCATGAAACTGGAATCAACAGCGTACCATGGAGAAGATACACTAAAAATACCCTTGAAAATATCCCATAAAGATGGTATGAATGTTTTAGATACTTCAGAACTAATTTCATCAGTTCTAAATGAAAAAATGGAAGGAATGTCCCTTGAAAACCTGGCCTGCTCTGCACAGAAGGCTATTTCCAGGGGTCTGGCTGAACTGGCCATTCAAACAGCGCGTAAAAAAGGTGTTGATATCATTGGTGGATCAGGTGGAGTTTTCTACAATGAAGCCATCAGTATGACCATTAAAAATGTTGTGGAAGATGCTGGTTACAGTTTCATTCAACATAAAAACAGCTGCGCTGGGGATGGTTCTGTTTCAATGGGGCAGGCCACAGTTGCTGCTCTAAGATGCAAGAAAAAATCTTTGGGAAACGAATGA
- the dnaJ gene encoding molecular chaperone DnaJ, with the protein MAEKRDYYEVLGVEKGSTKKDIKKAYRKLAMEYHPDVSEDPEAGEKFKEISEAYAVLSDEEKRNTYDQYGHAGMGGFSQEDIFNNINFEDIFRGFGFGGNRGGNAGAGAGGFESIFDLFGFGGGRRNGPQQGDDILYEMKITLEDAAHGLEEDIEVPHKKTCPHCNGSKAEPGTDSRTCDVCGGSGQVRQVQNTPLGQFATIRPCSACRGEGKIIDTPCHECHGKGIVRQKSTIHVKIPAGVEDGSRLRVTGEGDVGKRGGPPGDLYVQLRVKPHKYFQREGANLHYEKPISFVQATMGDKVDIPTIDGEVELKVPAGTQTGTSFRIKGHGMPHLRWNGKGNLYVKVKVITPKKLSPRQKELLEEFAEISGNEIYQEEKGFFDKVKDAINH; encoded by the coding sequence ATGGCAGAGAAGCGCGATTATTACGAAGTCCTGGGAGTGGAGAAAGGATCCACTAAGAAAGATATTAAAAAGGCCTACCGTAAATTGGCCATGGAATATCACCCTGATGTGAGTGAAGACCCTGAAGCAGGTGAAAAATTCAAAGAGATCAGTGAAGCTTACGCTGTGTTATCTGATGAGGAGAAAAGAAACACTTACGACCAGTACGGCCATGCAGGAATGGGCGGATTCAGTCAGGAAGATATTTTTAACAATATCAACTTCGAAGACATTTTCCGTGGATTCGGATTCGGAGGAAACCGAGGCGGAAACGCAGGCGCAGGCGCAGGTGGTTTTGAGAGTATATTTGACCTTTTCGGATTTGGAGGAGGTCGTCGCAATGGACCCCAGCAGGGCGATGATATACTTTACGAGATGAAGATCACCCTGGAGGATGCAGCCCATGGTCTGGAAGAAGACATTGAAGTCCCCCACAAAAAAACCTGCCCCCACTGTAATGGATCAAAGGCAGAACCTGGAACTGATAGCAGAACTTGTGATGTCTGTGGAGGAAGTGGTCAGGTAAGACAGGTACAGAACACCCCACTGGGCCAATTTGCCACCATACGTCCCTGCAGTGCCTGCAGGGGTGAAGGGAAAATAATCGACACCCCCTGTCATGAATGTCATGGAAAAGGTATTGTAAGGCAAAAAAGTACCATCCACGTGAAAATACCGGCAGGAGTGGAAGATGGATCCCGTCTGCGAGTTACTGGCGAAGGAGATGTTGGTAAACGCGGAGGACCACCTGGAGATCTATACGTACAACTTCGGGTAAAACCCCACAAGTACTTCCAAAGGGAAGGAGCCAACCTTCACTATGAAAAACCCATCAGCTTTGTACAGGCCACCATGGGAGATAAAGTTGACATCCCCACCATCGATGGAGAAGTAGAGCTTAAAGTACCTGCTGGAACCCAGACCGGAACATCTTTCCGTATAAAAGGTCATGGAATGCCCCATCTGAGATGGAATGGTAAGGGAAACCTGTACGTGAAAGTTAAGGTCATCACCCCCAAGAAACTCAGCCCCCGTCAGAAGGAACTCCTGGAAGAATTTGCCGAGATCAGCGGCAATGAAATCTACCAGGAGGAAAAAGGTTTTTTTGACAAGGTGAAGGATGCTATTAACCATTAA
- the dnaK gene encoding molecular chaperone DnaK has product MAKTEKIIGIDLGTSNSAAAVLVGGKPTIIPSAEGATQYGKSFPSYVAFTDDGQRLVGEPARRQAVTNPEKTITSIKRQMGTSYKVDISGKQYTPQEISAFILQKIKKDAEAFLGEEVKKAVITVPAYFDDNQRTATKDAGTIAGLDVVRLVNEPTAASLAYGIDKSSDDDELEIMVFDFGGGTLDVTIMEFGGGVFEVRSTSGDTKLGGTDMDATIMNYLAAEFKKETGVDVLNDDQAVQRLREAAEKAKIELSTTLKTEINLPFITATQDGPKHLTHTLTRAKLEELVDSIIKRCSAPMEQALNDAKMSKSDVDKIILVGGPTRMPIVQKFVEDYIGKPVERGIDPMECVAVGAAIQGGVLAGEIKDLVLLDVTPLSLGIETLGGVFTKLIERNTTIPTKKSQVFTTAADSQTSVDIHVLQGERSVATGNTTLGRFQLIGIPPAPRGMPQIEVTFDIDANGILNVSAKDMGTGKEQAITITAPNKLSEDEIDQKIKEAEQHADEDKKRQEEVEIRNNADSMIYTSEKTLDELGDKVQADQKTKIEGLVKELREVIGGDDLEAIKAKTEELTKVVQEVGAAIYQQAQQEQAQQQQQQGQNAQDQQGQDPKDDDTIDADYEVKK; this is encoded by the coding sequence ATGGCTAAAACAGAAAAAATTATAGGAATTGATCTGGGAACCAGTAACTCTGCAGCTGCAGTGCTGGTAGGTGGTAAACCAACCATCATACCCAGTGCAGAGGGAGCTACCCAATACGGTAAATCCTTCCCCAGCTACGTGGCCTTCACTGATGATGGTCAGCGCCTGGTGGGAGAACCTGCCAGAAGACAGGCAGTAACCAACCCTGAAAAAACCATCACATCCATAAAAAGGCAGATGGGTACCAGTTACAAGGTAGACATATCAGGAAAACAGTACACTCCACAGGAAATCTCTGCATTCATCCTGCAAAAGATTAAAAAAGATGCAGAAGCATTCCTGGGAGAAGAAGTGAAAAAAGCAGTCATAACCGTGCCTGCTTACTTCGACGACAACCAGAGAACCGCCACCAAAGACGCAGGAACCATTGCCGGACTGGATGTAGTACGACTGGTCAACGAACCCACCGCCGCCAGCCTGGCCTACGGTATTGATAAATCCAGTGATGATGATGAACTGGAAATCATGGTTTTCGACTTCGGTGGAGGTACACTTGACGTAACCATCATGGAATTCGGAGGAGGAGTCTTCGAAGTTAGATCCACCAGCGGTGACACCAAACTGGGAGGAACTGACATGGACGCCACCATCATGAACTACTTGGCAGCAGAGTTCAAAAAAGAAACCGGTGTTGACGTCTTGAATGATGATCAGGCTGTGCAGAGATTGAGAGAAGCTGCTGAAAAAGCCAAGATCGAACTATCTACCACCCTAAAGACTGAAATTAACCTACCATTCATCACCGCCACCCAGGATGGCCCAAAACACTTGACCCACACTCTAACTCGAGCTAAGCTAGAAGAACTGGTTGATTCTATCATCAAACGCTGTTCTGCACCAATGGAACAGGCTTTAAATGATGCTAAAATGTCTAAAAGTGATGTGGATAAGATCATCCTGGTGGGAGGACCTACCCGGATGCCCATTGTCCAGAAATTCGTGGAAGACTACATTGGTAAACCAGTAGAACGCGGAATCGACCCCATGGAATGTGTGGCTGTAGGAGCTGCAATTCAGGGAGGAGTACTGGCTGGTGAAATCAAAGACCTGGTCCTTCTGGATGTAACTCCATTATCTCTTGGTATTGAAACCCTGGGAGGAGTTTTCACCAAATTAATCGAAAGGAACACCACCATACCCACCAAGAAAAGTCAGGTGTTCACCACCGCTGCCGACAGCCAGACTTCAGTGGATATACACGTCCTGCAGGGTGAAAGATCAGTGGCCACTGGAAACACCACTCTGGGCAGGTTCCAGTTGATTGGAATCCCACCAGCACCCCGTGGAATGCCTCAGATCGAAGTAACCTTCGATATAGACGCCAATGGTATCCTCAATGTGTCAGCTAAGGATATGGGAACTGGTAAGGAACAGGCCATTACCATCACCGCCCCTAACAAGTTATCCGAGGACGAAATTGACCAGAAGATCAAGGAAGCTGAACAGCACGCTGACGAGGACAAAAAACGTCAGGAAGAAGTGGAAATCCGGAACAATGCAGATTCCATGATCTACACCTCCGAGAAAACCCTGGATGAACTGGGTGATAAAGTCCAGGCCGACCAGAAGACCAAAATCGAAGGACTGGTCAAGGAACTTAGGGAAGTCATTGGTGGAGATGATCTGGAAGCCATTAAAGCAAAAACCGAAGAACTGACCAAAGTTGTGCAGGAAGTTGGAGCTGCCATTTACCAGCAAGCCCAGCAAGAACAAGCTCAGCAGCAACAGCAGCAGGGACAGAATGCGCAAGATCAGCAAGGTCAGGATCCTAAGGACGATGACACCATCGACGCTGACTATGAAGTAAAAAAATAA
- a CDS encoding VTT domain-containing protein, with translation MFNSILAGLEGFIVSYGPWAVFGGSILEQVVTPIPSSLVVLGASFFMMKGAALSIGSLETMFLNISIPAALGVTLGSLLYYGISYKIGIPFVQRAGKYLGVTVDDLEGVERRVKASKYENLFLFAARCVPVIPSIAISLFCGMIRYNPRNYVLITFFGALVQASILGIIGWQFGNFYLTISEGLSFIDNIILVILVLFVVCFVFMKRRQNKEKKDY, from the coding sequence ATGTTCAATAGTATTTTAGCAGGTTTGGAAGGATTTATAGTCAGTTACGGCCCATGGGCAGTGTTTGGTGGATCTATACTGGAACAGGTAGTAACTCCCATCCCCTCCAGTTTGGTGGTGTTGGGTGCCAGTTTCTTCATGATGAAAGGGGCGGCTTTGTCAATAGGGTCCCTGGAAACCATGTTTTTAAACATAAGCATTCCCGCTGCCCTGGGAGTAACCCTAGGTTCACTTTTATATTATGGGATAAGTTATAAAATTGGCATTCCATTTGTCCAGCGCGCCGGGAAATATCTGGGAGTGACAGTGGATGATCTGGAAGGTGTGGAAAGGAGAGTGAAGGCCAGTAAGTATGAAAATTTGTTCCTATTTGCAGCCAGATGTGTGCCGGTGATCCCCAGCATAGCCATCAGCCTGTTCTGTGGTATGATACGATACAATCCCCGAAATTATGTGTTAATAACCTTTTTCGGGGCACTGGTACAGGCATCAATACTGGGAATTATTGGATGGCAATTTGGTAACTTTTATCTCACTATATCTGAAGGATTATCATTTATAGATAATATAATACTTGTAATCCTTGTATTATTTGTTGTTTGTTTTGTTTTTATGAAAAGAAGACAGAATAAAGAAAAAAAGGATTATTAG